The bacterium genomic interval CCCGTTAAAAGTTGGGAGCTATTTTAGCATCCCGTTGACAGGTGGTACCGGCCTACTTCATCCCATCTGTGGTGAAAAACATCGCTTTAATAGCAACCGGCATCGTTTCGCATAAGATTCGGCTCGCGATGACCCGTTTTCGTTCTTAGAACTACGCCGTGGCAGGAATGGCTGGATTCCGGAAGACTTACGTGTCTAAGTATCTACGTGCCTAAGTATCTAAGTGCCTGAACCGCTCTTTCCCCCCTGTTTCGCTTTTTCTCAGACTTTCTCTGTGTCCTCCGCCTGCCCTGCCTGTCCCGAGCCTGTCGAGGGGAGCTTGTCGCCTGCCCTGAGCTCAGTCGAAGGGAAGGGCGTGAGGCAGCCTTGATCGCCTTTACAGGAATCGCGTCTCTCCTTCCCCCGTGTCCCCGTGCTTGCCACGCCGAAGCTGGTCGGTGGGCGTTAGCGAAGGCGGGTCTCCGCGTCCCGTGCACTTGATTACGCCGCGTCTCCGCGCTTGCCAGCCGTAGCTTTAGCGAAGGTTGGTCACCGCATCTGATCCCCCCCTCGCCCCCTCTTTTGTGAGCGTAGCGTTTTCCCTTCCCGAAACCTCCCTCAATTGCTATAACCCCCACATGTCCGACACCGTCACCGACTTCATAACCGCCTGTTCTTCCTGTACCCAGTGCGGAACCGTGTGCCCTTTTTTGGAAAAGTACGGCTCCCCCGAGGACATCATCGCCAAAAAACCGCAGCTGGCGTTTCTCTGCACCAACTGCACGGGGTGCGACAAACGCTGCCCCCTGGAGCTTTCCCCTTCCGCTGCTCTTTTTGAGACCAAACAACGCCTCATCTCCGAGGGGAGAGTGCCTGAAAAAGCTGCCAGGGCTCTGAAAGGAGCGAAAAGTTTTGCCCAGAGAGGACATGCCGTCCCCTTCCTGCGTTACGACAGCAAGCGGGTCGCTTTCTGGCCCGGCTGTTCCCTTGCGGGCACCAGTCCCGAGGCAGTGGAGGCGACTCGTGCTCTGCTGACATCACTCCTGAATGAAGAGGTGGGCCTGGTACTGGACTGCTGCTTTGATCCCCTCTACCAGATGGGGGAAATCCAGCCGGTTCAGGCGGCGTGCGAGCGCATACGTGAGCGGATATCAGATGCCGGGATCGAGAAACTCATCGTGGGGTGCATTAACTGTCGAAAGGTTTTCGAAAGACATATGCAAGGGGTTGATGTAAGGCACGTTGTCGAGGTTCTTCCTGATGACGTGCTGAAGTCTGTTCCTGATGAAGATCTCTACCTGCACCATCCCTGCCCCGTCTATCACGTTGACGGGATCGCTGAGAAAACCTCATCCATCCTCGGGCACTCAATGACAGATGAAGTTGATGAGCAGCTGATGCCGGCCTGCTGCGGATACGGTGGGAGCATCAACATTCAGGACCCGGACCTCACCGTTAAATTTGCCGAGAGGGTCACCATGGCGGCTTACGGCGCGTCCATCGTCACCTCCTGCATGGGCTGTAAGAACATGTTTCTGAGTAGGGGAACCCCTACCTATCACATCCTGGAACTGATCACGGGGGTTAAGCCGAAGACCAAACCTGTTGGTTTGGCAAGGAAATGGGCCAATCGGCTGCTTCTGGCAAAGAGTAAATAGCAGCCGATCTCAGATCCAAAATTTCAATGGAAAATACATACAGTTCAGAGATGTAGAGTTTATTCTGCGTTCTACATTCTACGTTCTACATTCTGACTATAAAGTCCCAACACCCCAAACAACAGCGGCATCACCACGGCAATGAGGGGAATAACCAGCAGGGCCGGCATGCGTGCCGGATCCAGGATATGATAGGCGACATATATCAGAGTGCCGCTTAATAAATAGGCTTTAATGGGGATTTCTCCCTTACCACCGATCCCGTGCGCAAAGAGGAAAAAGTAAATAACGAGGGACAGGGTCGTGGCTATGGCCGCGCCGAACACTCCGGCGAAAGGGATCAGGTAGAAGTTCAGGAACGCGTTGATGAGGAAAACCTTCAGAGCGATGCGGTTCAGTCCCTGTTTCCGGCCGTCTATATTAAACAGAGGCTCCAGAACGACCGTGGAGGAGAAAAGGAGAAGGCCGGGAAGAAGCAATGAGAAGATCTTGAAAGATATGGGTAAATCCCCCTGGACCCTGAAAACAGCCCTCAGCAGATAGGGGAAGTACAGCAGAAAGGTTAGCGCGATGACAGCGTGGAATGAAAAGAACCGGGCCGCGGTCCTCCGTGAATCTGCAAAGAGCTTCATATGATCATTACCGGTAGATAGGTATACCCTCACTCGGTATAGGGGCGCGGCGCCCAGTGGAATTATCAGAAAGAAGCGAGCCAGAACCGAGGCTTCGGCATAAGAGCCCTCCTGAACAGCCGAGACAAAGAACCCCAGAATAAAGAAATCCACGAAGAACAGGACCCTCAACCCCTCGTGTGTAAAATAGTAACGCAGGCTTTCCCTGATGGTGGCTCTTGCCGTCCCCAGCCTTGCCAGTGCTGCTGTGAGGGAAGGCATACGGACAGCCCGTTTTACAAGGAGAATATGGGCGATCTCCGAGAAAACAAATGCCGTTACCAGAAGATCGGGACGGATCCCCGTACCTGTGAGGAGAAATACGGAACCCAGCAGAACAAGACGTTTTACGACCCCCGCCCTCGATGCGGTGACATGGTCACCCCTGCCGTGGAGAACAGACGCCTGAAAACCGGAATAAAGGTTAAAGGGAACCGCTACGGCAAGCACACAGAAACCCGGCCAGGCTCCGCTCCCAACCACGCTTGCGCCGACGATCCATTTCCCCAATACAAGAGTCCCCAGGCCACCCATAAGACCGGAGATCAGGATCACTCCCTTTGTCCGGGCGAGCAGGCCGTCGACATCCTTCCCGCCTCCCACAGCAAGCTCCCTTTCCGCGTACTTGCCAACGCCGAACTCCACAAGGAAACTGACGATGACAAAAGCTGAGAGGAGAAAGGTATAGACACCAAGTCCACCGGGGCCGTAGGAACGCCCTATCATAACAAGCAGGAACAGGGAGACTCCTATATCCACCGCCGCTTCTCCCACGGAAAGGACATAGCTTTTTATCTCGTCGATAGGACGCGTAACCTCTCCCGATGTCCAGTTTGGAAGATCCCGTCTCATGTTCATAAATCACTCTTCAGGAAATTATAAAGAAAGGGGCGTACCAGGTTACCCGGTATGCCCCCTTCAGTTTGCGCTGAAGCACCTGTTCAGCGAGTCATCGTCATGACGGTGCGGGTTTCTCCTCATCGTGTTCGTCGCACTTGCAGGTTTTGATCCCCAGCCAGCTGTAAGGTGGACAAAAGCCGAAAACAGCTGTTGCAACCAGCATCACCGCGAGCAACCCAAGGATCACCGCAATGGGTCCTCCCATCGCTCCCGTGATGAGAGCATAGAATATCCCGGCAGCTACTGTGGTCCGTACCACACGATCCGTTTTTCCCATATTGTGTTTCATGGCCTTACTCCCTTCATGCAAGAAGCCTTCATGACGCGGAGACGCGGTGATGGGGAGACGCGGTGTAGAATTCCCACTCTCCGTGTCCGCGAGTCTCCGAGTCCCCGTGTCAGGCGGTTATTCCTTGATCTCTTCAGCTTCTCCAACAGTATAACCCACATCGTTAAGCGCCTTGGTGGTCATTTCCAGGTCTGCCCCAGTATCCTCAAAGCGCACTGTCAAGGTGTGGCTCGTTATGTCGGCCTTCACCTCTGATACGCCCTCAATAGGTTCGACGGCCCGCCGGGCCCTCGCGGCTGTGCTCCCTCAAACGACTCCCGGGACAGGAAGGCTATAGCCCACTACGGCCGCATACGCAGCGGTGGCGGCGCACAACAGCAGCACAGTTATAAAGAGTACTTTTCACATTTCTACTCCTTTCCCGGTTTCTCTTCCGGGAGGGGTGCCAATTCGGTAGCGTCCCTGGGAGCAGGGACGGGCCGGAAGCCGACCAGATCCTCAAGCGTATTCCAACCCCAACCGGTTACAGCACCAGACTTCATGATGATCGGTAACAGTTCGTCCTCGGTAACCAGATCATCCCCCTTTTTCATCCCTGTATAATAATACATGACCTCCATCGATTCTCCATCAATATTCCTGACGTACCGTGTGGCGTAGGGGTTGGTGACCTGGCCGGACATCTGAAGAAGCTGAACCTCCTCCAGCAGGGTCTGAATAACCTCCGGTCTGGTCATCCCCATCTTCACTCCACCGGGTCCGGTGGAAGTTTCCTTCCCATTTTCGGTCTGATTACCTTCGCAACCGATGAGCAGTGAAGTTAAAAGGAACATGAAGATGACTAAACTTCGGATACTGAACATGGCTTATTCCCATCCCCGTTCATCCCCGACGCGGGACAGTTCACGTCTGGCATCAGCCTCGATCCATCGAGCACTGGGTGAATTCCGCCCTTCGATTTTTTTTATTGTGGCCATGGCCTTACTCCAGATGGCCGGATTTTTTTACCGATCGCCCTCAAAGCCCAGTTTTCCATTTGCTGCCCGGTAACGGCAGAAGGTTCGTCGATCATGGTGGCCAGAAGGCGGGCTTCGTGGATCCCGGTTTCCCAGAGCTGCAAAGCCAGATCATGGCTCTTTTCCACCTGCCGCGCCAGCTTGCGTAGATCGGTGACTTTGATACTTAGGGCATTGTCAATGTTTATACCAAAACGAGCCATGCCGGAGCGGTTTTCTTCTGACTCCATTGAGTGGAGGATAGCGAGGATGGATTGGATACTGGTGGGTTTGTCAGGCATGGTGGCTCCGGGCAGGCAGCACGCAGTTTAAATCTTCAAAGTGTTATTACTTCTTAAGGGTAGCTTTATATCCATACAACATTCTGCTCACTTCCGTTAACAATTGCTCCAGTTCACCGATATTACCATAACCCAGGTCGGCGACCAGGATCAGATAATACCTGCACTCTTCTAGCCCGCATTATTCATGATGGTGATGAGATGTGAGCTAACTGAGGGCTATTTCCATGTAACGGTGTTTATCCCGGGTTGATTTTTTCCTGTATCCCTCTGCGATGTTGGCAGGAACGGATACCGCCGCTCGAGTGAACTGCGACGTCAATTTATCTTTCAAATTGCCATCAGAAGAAGTACTGCAAATCTGTTGCCAATCAAGGATTTTCGCTATTTTTCAGCAAAATATGCTAAAGAGTTTTACTGCGTGCTGCGTCCTGCGTTCTGCGTGCTGCCTTTAATTTCCAAACACTTCCTCCAACAGCTTCGTCACCCTGGCCGCCGGGTCCTTGCGGATCTTTTTTTCCTCTTCACCTACCATGAAGAAAAGGCCCCCCAGAGCTTCATCAGTGACGTAGTCTTCAAGGTCCACATGGATCTTCTTTACGAAGGGAATGGAGTTGTACTTGTCCATCATCCGCTTGTAGCTCTGAACGACCCCCACCTGGGCCATGGATTCAGTGACCACAGGTCTGAAAAGCCCATATAAGTTATCTGTGGTCTTGCCCTGGAAATAGGAGGTGGCGGCCCTCTCGTCCCCCTTCACGATCCCGTAGGCGTCCACCACGGTCATGTCACGGATGGCCCCCACGAAGATGTCCACCGCCTGGGGAGCGGCCTTCTCAGCGGCCCTGTTCATGCTGAGAACAAACTCGTCAACGCGGTCATCCATTCCGATCTTTCGAAGCAGTTTTTCCACATCCTCAAGCTTTTCCGGTACCGGTATCTTTATGTTCAGGTTGTCCAAATAACCGTTCTCTGTGGAAACTTTGGAGACGGCGTTCTTTGTTCCGATATCGAGGGCCTCTTTGAGGCCGGCAATAAAGGTGTCCTCCTTGCTTTCCCTGGGTTTTGTCACCTGCTTGATCAGGTCATCAAAGAAACCGGCAAAGGAATGTTGGGGGGTGGTTAGAAGGAAGAAAACGGGGAGGAGGAGATAAACACATCTTTTCATGGAAGAAGGCTCCTTGGGGGAAAGTAGTAATTGAATGTAGAATGTTGAATGCAGAACGTAGAAGTTTAGATCCCAGTCTGCATCCCTCTGATCATCCAAATCATTTTGTATTAAATACTTATGAATTCACAGAACATTTTCCACGCACTGAGGTTTATGGATTAACTGTGCAATTAAAAAGAGCCGTAATTTCCATAGCAGCCAATATCGCTGAAGGCTTCAGGAAAAGATCAAAAGCTGAGACGCACAGATATATGGAAATAGCCCACAGTTCTCTTGAAAACTGCCAATATTATCTTATCCTGGCTCGAGATCTGGGTTATGGTGAAAAAGCCGAACTGGATTGCCTCCTGACCGAGATCAGTAAAATGCTATTTTCGTACAAATCGGCTTTGAAGAGAAATGTGGAGTAGCATCAATGCTTTATTCAACGTTCTACATTCTGCATTCTACATTCTGCTAAAGGGAGTACCATGCGCCGCTCTGACAAACAAATAACCGACCCCGCCGAACTCGAGTCCCTCCTGAGCAGCAGTGAGATCTGCCATCTTTCCATGGTGGACGACGGAAAACCTTATGTTGTCCCCATGAACTTCGGTTATGCGGACGGGGCGCTGTACTTCCATTCGGCGCCTGAAGGCAGGAAGATAGATATCCTTGGAAAGAACCCGGATGTCTGTTTCAGCATCATTGCCAGAAACATCCTCATCAAAGGTGAAAAGGCCTGTTCCTGGACGGCAAAGTACAGCAGCGTCACCGGAACTGGTAAAGCCGAGGTCATTAACGTCAGGAAAGAGAAGGAAAAGGGCATGTCCATCCTGATGAGTCAGTACTCGGATAAGGAGTTCGATTTTTCCGAAGTGGATCTCACCGGGGTTGTGGTTATCAGGGTTGTGATTGAAGAAATAACAGGGAAATCGTCAGACGCGGGTAAAGAACTGGAGGGGGCGAGAGGGAGATTGGGGAAAAGATCTCGTACGTGCGTGGAGGGTGCGTGCGTGGAGCGTGAATCTTGGAAATACACGCAGTCATCGCGAACCATCAGCCATGTGAAGCGATCTCGGGTTTTTGAGATTTGAGATCTGAGATTTGAAATTCGCGTTTCTAACAGGGATGAAGGGGGTAAAGGGGATATAGGAAAACCAGCACCGCCAGCTTGCCGCGGCGCAGTCCGAAGGACGAAGACGGGTCATTCCGGGCAGAACTGTATCCAGGTATCTACGTATCTAGGCAAAACCGTAAATCAAGATCCCCGAAATCCGACATCCAACTCCCGGCCACCGGCCGGAATTTTTTCTTGGACACCTCGAAACCTGCATACTTAGATACCGCCTTGTCCGGAATCCAGTTGCTATAAATGCGATGTTTTGAAACGCAGAGACCGCGAAGGACGCAGAGGAAATCTAGCTTGAGTCTTGGGTTTTAGACCCTGGACACTAGACCCCACACCCCACACACTGAACGCGGAGTCCCGCTTATGGCGGGATGAGGATTGGCAGTTGTAAGTCGCACTTGGATGAACTGTGCTTATCGGTTCGCTAGAGTGTGGTAGATGCAAGGCCAGAGTCCCGAGAAACACCGGCTTGTCACGCCATAGCTCGGAGAGCGACGGCGGAAGGCGTATATGGCGACATACGTCGAGGCTTTCCGAAGGGTGATAACGCAGCAGATGATGTGTTATTGAGGGCCGTACTAAACCTGTTGCGGTCTATTCACGAGGTATATCCCCCCCGCAACACATATAAGTCCAAGCCAAAGCTGCAAGGGCAGGGGATCCCCTAAAATAACCCCACTCAGCAAAACTCCAAACAAAGGAACCAGAAACAGGAAGGAAACCAGTCGGCCCACCGGATAAGTGTGGATCATCCAGAACCAGAGAAGGTAACAGATAAAGGCCACAACGACGCTCTGGTAAAAAAGGGCTCCGAGAACAGGAGCTGACAGGACTACCGGCTTACCCAGATCCAGGATCAACCAGCCCACTGCCAGCACCGGGATGGAGTAAAAGAGCTGGGAAAAAAGTGTCTGGTAGTGGTCGAAAGGGCGCTTTCCGGTGGACCATTTGATATATACCGTCGTTGCCGCCCAGAACAAAGCCGCCACAACCTCGAGAAGGTCGCCTATCCAGTAGTTCGGTGGCAGGTTCACTGACTTTACCCCGAAGACCAGGACCACGCCCAGAAATGAGATCACAAGGCCGGAGGTTTTGACAGGTGTCAGGCGGTCGCCCTTGAGGAATAAGTGTGCCCCGATGGCTGCCCAGAAAGAATGAGTATAGAGAAAAATGACCGCCCGGGACGCCACGGTATAGGATGTCCCCCAGTACAGAAACAGGAAATCCAGACCGAAGAGAATGCCGATCGTTACGCCAAACCTGATGTCTGGCCCTTTCATCCACACCGACTTGCCCCTGGCGGTGGCAAGTCCCCACAGGAGCGTGGCCGCTATCATGGATCGGACGGTGGCAGCGCCCATGGGCGGAAAACCAATGTTGCCAATCTTTATGGAAACCATGTTTCCGCCCCATATGAGGCAAATGAAAAGCAGGAGCGCTATCCCGCTGAAGGGAATGTGCTTTGATGTTCCGGAATTCAATATTGTTTACCTCGCAAAAAGAGGACCGTGGGGGCGGCCCTCCTGTTTGTGTGGTTATCCGACGCGGTGAAGGGGTGAAGGGGAGACGCGGGGTGAGCACTTCTTCCCGTGTCATATTTAACTTCGCCCTGCGCCCTCCGCACTTCGCACTGAGGAGATGAGACTATGTCTCATCTTCTCCGGGCCATTTAGCAAAGGGAAAAGGCCTTTCCTCCGAGTTGTATGTCCAGTAGCTCATTATCTGATAGATGAATATAGACAGCCCTTCACCGAACTCCTTGAGTCGGATATTTTGGCGGCCGGTGAACACAACAAAGAAGAACTGGAGGAGGATCACCACAAATACGATGACCTCCGTCACGCTGTAGATAATCGCGAACAGAATCATGAACATTCCACGGAGCCATGTTTGCCCGTTTTTGAGGTTATTGAATATTCCCTGTTTTTCACTCATGCAGCCCCCTTATAGTCTTATCTGACTGAAATTAATGATCGATCTGGTCCATGAGTGTGAGGTTATCTCTTATCGCTCCAAGGTTCAAGGGAGGAAAGAAAAATACCGCACCCCTTTACCAATAATTATGCGTCGATTTTTGCCCTCAACTTTTTTACATCCCCGCGCTTTTTCTTCTCTTCCAGTTCCCGGGTTCGCACCGACCTGGACTTCCGTGTGGGAACCCTTTTTTTCCTGGGTGTTTTACTCTCTTCGATCCTGCGGACAAGACGTTCCAGCGCATCCTCCATGTTCCGGTGCTGGGAGCGCTGGCGCCGCCCGATGACGATGATACCGGTGGGGATGTGCTGGAGGCGGACCGCCGAGTCAGTGACGTTCCTGTGCTGCCCCCCGGGCCCGCTGGCCCGGAAGGTGGTAATTATACATTCTTTTTTTAGTGCATTGAGATCCATAATATTTCAGAATGCAGAATGTAGAACACAGAAGAAATGCTCAAAAATCCTTTGACAACGATATAGGCAACAACAATTCGTTTTCTACGTTCTACGTTCCACAACCTGCTCTTACCCTACTTCATTATACTCTCTCACTCTGAATCGTGCGCCAATATCCACCGCGATCTTCCGACATACCTCGATATCAACTTCCGGATGTGCTACCACTGTCAGCACCACATCCAGGCCTGCGGCGACGCATTTCCGGGAGAAGTCCAGCAGCGATCCGTAGGGGTCTGGCCCTACGCTGGGGCGGCACAGCCTGTCGAAGGTGTCGGCGTCCTGGGCGTTCAGGCTAATGGAGATAGTATCGATGGCGTAGGTGAGTTCAGGGACGATATTTTTTCTGTGGTAGAGGTTTGCCAGGCCGTTGGTGTTCAACCGGATATCCATGGAAGGCTTGAGCTCCTTGATCCTGGATGCCATCTGAAGAACTTCGGGGAGGCGGATAGTGGGTTCTCCGTAACCGCAGAAGACGACCTCAGATCGGTTCTGCCACCCTTCTTCCTCCAAAGCCTTGATCATCTCATCAGGGGTTGGGTCACGCTGGAGCCGCAGATTATGTCCTTTGACAACGGGGTTTACACTTCTCTGGCAGAAGGTGCAGGAGTTAGTGCAGCTTCCGGTTACGTTGAGGTAGACTGAATCCCTGATCGTGTAAGCCAGTATGGAAGATGGGAGGTCCACAGGCAGGCGGAAAAGCTCCACAGCGTTCCTTGTAGTCACCCGGCCCACATCGCTGATCGAGAGTCCTTTGACTCCGGCGATGTACTCAGCTACAAGATGGACGTAGGCCGGTTCATTGCGCTGGCCCCGGAATGGGTGAGGAGTAAGGTAGGGGCTATCGGTTTCCACCATCATACGCTCCAACGGTACCAGTGACAGGACACTTTCCGCCCATTCCCTGTTTTTTCGTCCCTCGTAAGTGATCGTACCGGTAAAGGACAGATAAAGGCCCATCGCCAAAAACGCCTCAGCGTCCTGGATGGTCCCGGAAAAACAGTGAACCACACCTCCTCTTTCCGGCAGACCCTCCTCCTCCAGGATCTGCAGGGCCCTGGAATAAGCGTCACGGACGTGTATAACCACAGGCTGTCCGGTCTCCTTTGCCAGTGCGAGGTGCCCACGGAACGATTCCTCCTGGAGCTCCCGCGGCGAGCGGTCCCGGAAAAAGTCCAAACCAGTCTCACCAACCCCTACGACCCTTTTGCGTCGGGCAAGTTTCCCCAGTTCTTCCATGGCAAGTTCATCCATATCCTGGGCGTCGTGGGGATGGATCCCTACAACAGCGGAAACCTCCCTGAACTTTTCCGCTATCTTGAGGGCCCTTCTGCTTTCGGGCAGGGTCGAGCCTACTGTGACAATGTGAATAACACCGGCGGCATGTGCCTTTTCAAGGACCTGTTCCAGATCGGACTTGAACTGGCGCATTTCCAGGTGGGCATGGGAATCTATAAGGTACTGTTTCATCAGGTCATGTGTCCTTTTGAGTCCTGCATGGAAATTCCGGAATAGGGGAAAAGGGGAAGAGGGGAATGTGAGAATGAATCTTTGTTTTGGTCTCCTTTTCGCCTCTTCTCCTCTTCTGCTGTCTCTTCCCCTATTTAATCCTCACTCCCGCCCCCACCTCCTTATCGAAGGTCACAAGGGCGAGGCCGTTATCGTCGTGAGCGGCCAACAGCATTCCGTTGGATTCGACGCCCATGAGTTTGGCCGGTGCAAGGTTTCCCACCACGGCTATCGTTCTTCCCACAAGATCGTCCGGCTCATAATATTCGGCAATACCGGCAACGATCTGGCGTTTTTCTCCCGTGTCAACGATCATACGTATAAGTTTTTTGGATTTCGGTACCGCTTCGGCTTCCAGGACCTTACCGGTGACGAGCTCGACTTTGGCGAAATCCTCGATACCAATAACGTTGTCGGTCTTTTGTGGTTCTTTCTTCATCCTTCCTCCTTCATCCTTCTTATCTTCTTTTTCCTCTATCCTCGGAAACAGAGCCGGCCCCCTGAAGGTCTTTGTACCCCCAGGCAACCCGCCCCACTTTTCAAGGGAGGTGATCGTGTGAAGGTCTTTTTCCCGGGGGATCCCCAGCTGTCGGAACATTTTCTGTCCAGTCTCCGGCATGAACGGGTTTATCATCACGGCTATCTGACGGATAGCTTCGAAGAGGGTGTACATTACTGAATCCAGCTTGGCTTCCTTACCCTCCTTGGCGAGTGTCCACGGTGCGGCCGAGTCAATATATTTGTTGGCCGCTCCGATGAACTCCCACACCGCCTTCAGGGCGCGGTCGAAAGACAGGGCTGCCATGTGCTCGTCCAGTTCATTCACTGCCTTGTGGGAAGCCTTAACGAAAGCCATGGAAAGATCTCCCATTTTAGAATCGTCAGGTGCGGGGGGGATCACGCCATCCCTGTATTTTTCCAGCATCCCGAGAGAGCGCTGGAGAAGGTTCCCTATGTCGTTGGCGAGGTCCGAGTTGATCCGTCCCACCAAAGCCGGGTGGGAAAAATCGCCATCCAGCCCGAAGGGAACCTCCCGCAGGAGGAAATAGCGGATGGCATCTGCTCCGTACTTATCCAGAAGCAGGTTCGGTTCCACCACGTTGCCCACCGACTTGGACATCTTTTGCCCCTCGATGGTCCACCAGCCGTGGGCGAATACTCTCGCGGGAGGGGCCAGTCCCTCCCCTTTGAGCATGGTGGGCCAGTAAATGGTGTGGGTCGTCAGGATGTCCTTACCGATAAGATGGGTGCAGTTGGCCCAGAACGCCGCGAAC includes:
- the metG gene encoding methionine--tRNA ligase yields the protein MSENTFYVTTPIYYVNDVPHIGHVYTTVAADVISRYMRMSGRKVMFLTGTDEHGQKVEQAARDRGKTPQEHCDEMVVRFQDLWRRFNISNDDFIRTTEERHIKVVQHFLQKLFDSGDIYKSSYSGWYCVPDERFWTEKDLDDGHCPDCGREVVQIEESNYFFKMSKYQDWLIKHIEDNANFIRPETRRNEMLGFLRKPLEDLCISRPKSRLNWGVEIPFDADYVTYVWFDALINYVTSPGYTTDDERFAAFWANCTHLIGKDILTTHTIYWPTMLKGEGLAPPARVFAHGWWTIEGQKMSKSVGNVVEPNLLLDKYGADAIRYFLLREVPFGLDGDFSHPALVGRINSDLANDIGNLLQRSLGMLEKYRDGVIPPAPDDSKMGDLSMAFVKASHKAVNELDEHMAALSFDRALKAVWEFIGAANKYIDSAAPWTLAKEGKEAKLDSVMYTLFEAIRQIAVMINPFMPETGQKMFRQLGIPREKDLHTITSLEKWGGLPGGTKTFRGPALFPRIEEKEDKKDEGGRMKKEPQKTDNVIGIEDFAKVELVTGKVLEAEAVPKSKKLIRMIVDTGEKRQIVAGIAEYYEPDDLVGRTIAVVGNLAPAKLMGVESNGMLLAAHDDNGLALVTFDKEVGAGVRIK